The Elaeis guineensis isolate ETL-2024a chromosome 5, EG11, whole genome shotgun sequence DNA segment atgTCTAAGATTAATTTTTCAACATTACGTGCTTCCAAATTCCTAAATATATTTGTCAATAGGGTTCATATCCGGCCCTACTCTTCATGATACGAAGAAAATAACAAATTTAAGAATAGTAAATTGAAATTATGAGCTGACCTAAGAACAGACCTACCAAGCACATTTGAGACATGATGGATAACAACAATCTTTGTTTTTACTGAAAGAAGCTCCTTAAGCTGCTCAATATCTGGAACTTCTTCCTTTGTCAGCCCAACAAACTTCAGAGAAGCGCCAGTCTTTTGCGCAACAAGTTGCCAAGGAACTATAGCACTATGATGTTCCGCAATGGTAAGTAATATCTAAAGAAAATTAAGTAGACTGTCAAGGAAAGGGCACAAGTAACTTTAAAAAACAATTTACAAATGATTAACAACTTAAAACATATTTAATGGACAATAAATTTATCAAACAATTGACTTATTGGTAGGTAAGAATAAGTTCTACAGAAAAATATCACTAGATACAAATTGCAGAAGATAATACTTCAATTCTAAATTAGAATTTTGATCAAAACGATCTGGTACAAAAAGGAGATTACTTAGGAGTTATAATTAACCTAGGGCTAGTGACTTCAGTATGAAATATTAAGGATTTTTATAGATCCACAGGATGCATGATGTCCAAATCTTGAATTATAAGCttcatatatattaaaaaaaatgtaCAAAACACACCTCATCTCCAGACCTTAAGTTTGAGAGGCCCCATGAATATGCTACCAAATTGATTGCTTCAGTAGCATTACGAGTAAACACAATCTCTTTGGGTTTTGATGCATTGATGAAAGCTGCAACTTTGGTTCTTGCTTGCTCATATTCATCTGTGGCCTCTGCACTAATCATAATAGCAAAAGTAAGCATGTTAAACTGCACTTTCATGCCTGCAAACATCAAGGAAATAGGTACAGCACCTCTGATTTGTCAAGATAGGTGCTAGTTTTCTCTCCACTGACAGGTTAGAGATCACTTGATGAACATACATGCATGAATACATGTGTGCATGAACCACACACATACTTAATATATGTAGTAGGTTATGTTAATGAGAAGCGCTTGTCACAATTGTACCATGCAATCATCTAGAGGTATCACATCACACCAGATTGCATCTTGGAAAatatttatgaagaaaatcatAATTTGCAATCACCAAGAAGGTAAAAAGGATTCAACTAAGAATAACACTGAGCTGCAATAAAAGCAGAAGAAATTCTTCATTACCTCAGAGAATGGATGGCACGGTGAACATTTGAATTATAGGACTCATAGTACTTGTTCAAAGCCTTCAGAACAGCAGTCGGTTTTTGAGAGGTCGCAGCATTATCCAGGTAAACCAGATTAAACCCATTAacctcctgaaaaaaaaaaaaaaaaaaaaaatcccacaaaCTTGCTATTTAATCCTTTCCAACACGAAAAATACTATTTCGAACTTTATATTCCTCCCATACATTcataaataaaaacaaaaataaataatcaaacgGAAGCAGGATCTAATTACAAAGTCTATGAGCAACTTGGCATTAAAATACTGGGAAAAGTTGCAGCATCCGACATCACCACGGAGAATATAACATATGTAGCTCGAAAAGTGATAATTTTTAAgcaataaaaaattcaaagataACAAAAGCGAGATCCCGTTAAGATTCGAGAATATGAAAAGATTGCGATCACCGACCGATCAGGAATATCATCAAGTACCTGATGGAGGATAGGGAAATCTGGTCTGGTGAGATCGCCGAGAGAAGAGGAATCCAATTCTTCGGGAGGAAGGGCGATTGAGGAGGAGGACAAGGAGAGCCTCCGGAACTGGGAGCCGGCTCGGATGCGATTACGGTTAGGGTTAAAGATGCACAAGACGTTTGGGAGAAAAGGATGGGGTCTGGGGCGACGGAGAGGGGAGAGGAGCTTCGACAGGGATTGATGGGGAGGAGAGGCGGGGAAGTGGCAAAAAGAAGCCATCATCGGCTTTCGGATTACGGACGGTTTCGGCGCGGCCGCCGCGGCTGAGAAGTTTTATAGGCAGCGCCCGTCACGTGTTCGCGTAGGGCGGTGGGCTGCGCGTAAAGGATTAGCATTGGATTTAAGGTTGCGTGTCGGGTGACGCACCTTCGAGCATTAATCTTGCGGCACAGCGCATCCCATCATTTGGATCATTTGAAATGGATTTTCCTTTCCATTacccaaataatatttttaaaaaattataaaaataatatatattttaatttatttataaaattaatgtaaaactaTAAAATACCGTttagaatgatattttttttgataaaaaatatcatttgaaatgatgattcttCAGTCTACGTAACCTCCTCTCATTCCCCCGATTCTTCGGTCCACGTCACCTCCCCCCATTTAAGAGTCTACACCACCTCCCCCGTTCATCTCTTCGGACTCAAAAATGCCATATCAAATGACGTTTTTGAAgatgccattccaaatggcgttttcaatcctcaaatttttaaaaaataaaatcagccatagaaaaaaaaatacagaaaaaaAACCATCCCGTTaggatatataaaaaaaaaaataaaaaaaagaacaacataaaaaaataaaaaaatagaaaaaaaatagaaaaaaaaccaTCCCGTCaagacacacaaaaaaaaaataaaaaatttaaaaataataaaaataaaataaaataaagagagaagcaCCATgtgaaatggcgtttttaaaaatatcattccaaATGGCATTTTCAATCTTTATACTCTTCACAGGAAAAAAATAAAGTTagccacagaaaaaaaaaatggcaacacaagaaaaaaaagaaaaatagataaaaaatagaaaaaaaatcatccCGTCAGGacacataataaaaaaaattaaaaaaattaaaaaaaaaaaaaagaagaaaagagccatatgaaatggtatttttgaaaGCGCCATTCACCATAGCATTTTCAAAAACACCATTTTCATCTCTGTTTCTCctgtatatataaaaaaaattcatacaaaaaaaaaaaacatacctcTTCCTCCTCTCCGGCAGCGACTTCCCCCTCTCCGACGATgactgatctctcctcctcctccgtgcCGGTAAACTCCTCTTACCCttcttctcttttcctcctcttctctccttcttttctccctctccctctgccACTGTCGGCGGCAGCCACCTTGAACCCCCCCAGCCACCCCCACCCCCCGGCCGAGGCAGCACCACACCCCCTTTGGCCCGAGGCGGCGGCCACACCCGCCCCCTTTGGGCCCCCCCTTGGGCTCGATGGCAGCTCCACCCCCGACGACGACCGCCGTCCCGGCCCCCGGTGGTGATCGCCCCCCTCCCCACCCTCCTTTCTTTTGTCCCCGGCGGCAGTGGCCCAATGGCAGCCCTGTCCCCGACGATGGCCGCGCTCCCTCCCCACCCACCTCCCTTCACCCCCACTAGCGACAGTGGGCTAGCAGCAGCCTCGCCCCCTGGTTGCGGCGTCCCCTCCTGCCTCCCTTCACTTCCTTTGGCCGGCAGTAGCCTCGCCCCCGGCACCCGCCTCCCTTCCCCACTCGCCTCCCCCATTCCCTTGGTAGTGGCAGCGGCTGCCCTTTGCCCCCCTCACCTCTTTCCCCCCTCACCCTCTCTGACGGTCCAATCCCTCTCTCATCGTGGGACCCTCCCCTCCCACCCCTCGTGCCTCCATCTAGAACCCTCAACCAACCCCCTGTCCCACcactatcatattttttaatttttaatttttaatttttttattgattaatattattaattaatttaagaattttaaatatTCTACGACATTCGGCATCCATAGACCTGTCAGTTCGGCATCCATAGATCCGTCAGTTGAGCAATGTAGAATATTTTACGGCATTTGTAGGCAAaaatatatgattaaattataaaatttttttgattgagaTTAGATCGAAATTATCACATTACATGTCTAACGTCTACGAAAAATCTACACGTTAACCCCCTAAGGTGGGGATTAAATTATAGGTTTTTCGTAAATGTTGGGCTGTAGGTGTGCATTTTTCAAAATACTAAATTTAAGTATAATTTCAACCTAAACTCAAAGAAGATTTttgtaatttaattatatatttttgtatgaatgtcataaaatatatatattgatcaattgattatccagtttggatagtttagaaattatatttaattctataaataattacagtaatcaaacgatatgcagagggttcgaaaaaaatttcagacatCATTttcctttagttctcctcacacattttcagccgtgtggggagaactaaggagaaatgatgttgaaatttttttctgtccctattgcatatcgtttgattactatgTTTAACTTATAGAATTGATacaatttctgaatgggataaGACCGATCTTTGTCTATTATTAGCTGATGATAGGATGCATATTTATCATGtaagtcatttgaaatgataaaataattattaatacaaattttttgattttgatattgtcATAGATTTTTGTGAGAAAATAGACACTACTCGGGTTcgtctactattgtattatgatggcataatatagaatgacgaagctggCGTGCAGTATAGTTATCCTGCAAACTAGATGATTagggtatcttcatcattatcatatCAAGAATTATTAGACTATTTATACAGTAGTATTCTTGtagacaaaaaaaaatatgaactcaaattgaaatggagatcttCTAATCTGTTGGGGCAGTTAATGTAGAGTAAGTATATCCTAGTaccaattgatgatgatgaagatgtccaAGAAATGCTGATAtttcttttgaaatattcagaatgtcaatttttgaaattatatattgaaaaggaagatgtaccgaATTTTGAATACTATAGTCAGCTTTTAACCCAAGACGGCAATATTCCTGGGCCTTCCTCTCCTTTAGTGACTCCGATGGTGCAAACAGATAGTGTTGAGACCATGTTTGCAGAACAATATTTTACTACTGCTGGTCCTaattgtccaattattcaaagtcctatggtgacttcttctGTGATATCTTCTGCTATAGTGACTTCTCCTATGGTGGAAGTAGTAGTAAGTGCATGATACAAGATTCATATAGGGGATGATGATTGGGTAGGCGATGGATGAGGATGAAGACTAttagatggatgaggacagtagcggtgataatgatgaagatgaagatggtgatgaagatgatatcaatgtggaagaacctcaatctcgtttgcacgaatctccataattttttaacaatataaatttagatgatggtagtTGTGTTAGCGCTGGTCGAAGATTAAattctgactatcagttttgggactcctcgatgactgaattttcgaaaggtctaatatttgagagtaaagattatctaaagagaacTGTTGATCTTTattacattatgaagcatcggacatacaatgtagtgcAGTCACATTCAAAGTTATGGTCCATACGATATGCATCATCAGATAACgtataaaattataaatggaggcttcgtactGTATTGTTGAAAaagtatggatattttcaaattacaAAATATGAGAGTTCTCATACTTGTTTGTTTATggggttgagtcgagaccacaaacatatcaGTGGAAAGATGATTGGTACACTAGTCCGACATATTATTGAGAAGAATCCtagtgttaaagttgaagctattgtggcaaccgttaatgatcaatttcagtaCACAGTATCTTACAGAAAAGCATAGTGTGGAAAACAAAAGGCAttgattgatatttatggagaatgggagccgtcttatgcaaaattactttattatatggctgcactccaACATGCAAACTCCGATACTGTtatttcatgagatttttttcaaACTGTAAATTTTgatgtttgaattttaaattatattttttggactttcaaaccatctatccaggatTTTAGGCACTGCCGtcttgtaatcagcattgatggcatgcACTTATAtagaaagtttaaaggtaagatgttaattgcaacagaaattgatgcagagaataaaatttttcttttagcatatgcaattgtggatgaagAGACGACTGTTAGTTGGAGTTGGTTTTTTTTCCAGCTCAAAATACATATCGTCAAAGACAGAAATGGAGTATACTTAATTTCTGACAgatatccaggtatattaaatgccattgcAGATgaatctattggatggagtccaccacgtgcctatcaccgatactgcttatGATATATCTACAGTAATtttaacactcattttaaaaatgtacaGTTTAAAATAGCAGTATAgcaagcaggaagcactcatcaagttcgcaagttcaattttataatgggtaggatcagaacagtgaacgAAGAGGCTTGAAGTTGGTTGTCTGAGTTAGAAAAACAGAAGTGGATactggcacatgatgatggtctGCACTATGGTGTGGTAACTATAAATTTGTTGAAAGATTTTAAtagtattttacgaggagctaggaatgtaccaattacagcttgtgtttaaATGATATTTTACCGTCTTATGAAATACTTTAATACGAGACATGCCCAAGCCTTAAGATATGTACAGGAGAATCCAAACAATCTTTTTTACTCATGTTactattaagattgctgaagatcaagttaaagctaatcagcatcgagtaacagcattcaactttcAAAGAGGCATATATAAAGTGCTGACGAGGAGAGCAAGTGCAGGATTacaaaatgaaaaaaattcatatactgttattttaagtaaaaaaaatattcttgtgaaaagtggagcatgtacaaatatctatgttcacatgttttagctgtaTGCTAAGAAACTGCTGTATATTTTAGTGAATTTATGGATGATACATATACAATTATAGTATATATGAATACTTGGAGTAGTGAGTTTAATCCATtatcacatgaagattattggatgcatacaggtatgttcaaatgtattcttAATTATCATCGTTTGAGATCCAAGCAGAAAAGCAGACCAACATCAACAAGATtgtgaaatgagatggatgataggcaaataagaagcaaGAATCATTATGATTTTTGTAAGGAACAAGGTCATGATCGCcatcgctgtcctaggatacttcaacacacttcaacttcaagcagtggaagaaattaaaagtTGCGGAGATATATTTTCAATATTGTTTGATGTCTTTTTATGGGATTGTATTTTAAATGTTGTTTTATATCCAGAAATGTATTATGTGACAATGTTGTGCTACCAGATATTTACTAGTAATGAAATAGTCACATCATCGTTTTTATATATTGAAAATGAGCTAGAGATTCTGAAGGAGATAGAGAGAAGAAGATGGAAGGAGGTTGATGGAAGGAGGTTTTGTAGCAGAGCTAAGGatagaaagaaagtagagagctAAGGATGGAAGAAAAGCAGATGAAGAAGGAGTGTTCCATTTCGAAATATATAAAGGCTGAAGATCGGAGCAACccaatgtaggcgcctacatttggattgtaggcacctacaatctaaTTATCtacatttaattaaaaaaaatttaaaaaaaatagatgcctaatctggattgtaggtgcctacaatccagaaatacttaatttttttattttttaaataaaatattattttttatatttaattaaaaaaatt contains these protein-coding regions:
- the LOC105046007 gene encoding cysteine desulfurase 1, chloroplastic isoform X1 is translated as MMASFCHFPASPPHQSLSKLLSPLRRPRPHPFLPNVLCIFNPNRNRIRAGSQFRRLSLSSSSIALPPEELDSSSLGDLTRPDFPILHQEVNGFNLVYLDNAATSQKPTAVLKALNKYYESYNSNVHRAIHSLSAEATDEYEQARTKVAAFINASKPKEIVFTRNATEAINLVAYSWGLSNLRSGDEILLTIAEHHSAIVPWQLVAQKTGASLKFVGLTKEEVPDIEQLKELLSVKTKIVVIHHVSNVLGSALPIEDVVAWSHSVGAKVLVDACQSIPHMVVDVQKLDPDFLVASSHKMCGPTGVGFLYGKSELLSAMPPFLGGGEMIADVFQDYSTFAEPPSRFEAGTPAIGEAIGLGAAIDYLMGIGMQRIHDYEKELANYLYLSLLAIPNVRIYGPAPSETVHRASLCSFNVENIHPTDIATILDKQHGVAIRSGHHCAQPLHRSLGISASARASLYFYNNKKEIDVFIRALKDTIDFFISFHGTEGL
- the LOC105046007 gene encoding cysteine desulfurase 1, chloroplastic isoform X2, yielding MMASFCHFPASPPHQSLSKLLSPLRRPRPHPFLPNVLCIFNPNRNRIRAGSQFRRLSLSSSSIALPPEELDSSSLGDLTRPDFPILHQEVNGFNLVYLDNAATSQKPTAVLKALNKYYESYNSNVHRAIHSLSAEATDEYEQARTKVAAFINASKPKEIVFTRNATEAINLVAYSWGLSNLRSGDEILLTIAEHHSAIVPWQLVAQKTGASLKFVGLTKEEVPDIEQLKELLSVKTKIVVIHHVSNVLGSALPIEDVVAWSHSVGAKVLVDACQSIPHMVVDVQKLDPDFLVASSHKMCGPTGVGFLYGKSELLSAMPPFLGGGEMIADVFQDYSTFAEPPSRFEAGTPAIGEAIGLGAAIDYLMGIGMQRIHDYEKELANYLYLSLLAIPNVRIYGPAPSETVHRASLCSFNVENIHPTDIATILDKQHGVAIRSGHHCAQPLHRSLGISASARASLYFYNNKKEIDVFIRALKDTIDFFISFQ